A section of the Streptomyces sp. CG1 genome encodes:
- a CDS encoding phage tail sheath family protein: MTTTPTYPGVYIEELPSSVRTIGTVTTSVTAFVGRTRRGPVDRPVTITSFADYERQFGGLDPQSPVSYAVQQFFVNGGTVAVIVRAVAAGTGKSATVTLHSTESSTETPVLEVTAEQPGAWGAGLRLSVDYDTTAPESTFNLRVFDITGGVSEFFSGLSVKAGDPNFAETAVNGGSDAIRVKVLAEQRPDPVGTVSKPFAAALPDLTQQIEVKIGTVQRTFRIYDAEQDGKAPVTVTDLALLLERKLRALPDAPGRRVFAGTTVTAFGNRLQIVAGSGDPADTVRFVGEAANNLGLEAGVNPPVFALAGGEDGGAPGPTDLIGSEPEKSGIQALRDVQDVNLLVLPEISAYPNIEDQLTVLSAAQALAEEKRLFVIADAPQTWSSVDAARAGLSAFDPVRSNHSALYFPQLELIDPLTGRLRSFPPSGTIAGVYARTDAARGVWKAPAGTETPLSGVRALGVKLTDKENGLLNPLGLNCARSFPVVGPVVWGARTLAGADALQSEWKYIPVRRLALFIEESLYRGLRWVVFEPNDERLWSQIRLNVEAFLQKLFQQGAFQGTTPRTSYFVKCDSSTTTQADIDRGVVNVLVGFAPVKPAEFVVVQIEQMAGQFEA; encoded by the coding sequence TTGACGACAACACCGACCTATCCCGGGGTCTACATCGAGGAGCTGCCCAGCAGCGTCCGCACGATCGGCACCGTGACCACCTCGGTCACCGCCTTTGTCGGCCGCACCCGGCGGGGGCCCGTCGACCGGCCTGTGACCATCACCAGCTTCGCCGACTACGAGCGGCAGTTCGGTGGCCTCGACCCGCAGAGCCCGGTCAGCTACGCCGTGCAGCAGTTCTTCGTCAACGGCGGCACTGTCGCCGTCATCGTCCGCGCGGTGGCGGCCGGGACGGGCAAGTCGGCGACGGTGACGCTCCATTCGACCGAGAGCAGCACCGAAACCCCGGTCCTGGAGGTCACCGCCGAGCAGCCCGGTGCCTGGGGCGCGGGCCTGCGGCTCTCCGTGGACTACGACACCACCGCTCCGGAGAGCACCTTCAACCTCCGGGTGTTCGACATCACCGGCGGCGTCAGCGAGTTCTTCTCCGGGCTCTCGGTCAAGGCCGGCGACCCCAACTTCGCCGAGACCGCGGTCAACGGCGGTTCCGACGCCATCAGGGTGAAGGTCCTCGCCGAGCAGCGCCCGGACCCGGTGGGCACCGTCTCCAAGCCCTTCGCGGCCGCCCTGCCCGACCTCACGCAGCAGATCGAGGTCAAGATCGGGACGGTCCAGCGCACCTTCCGTATCTACGACGCCGAGCAGGACGGCAAGGCCCCGGTCACCGTCACCGACCTCGCCCTGCTGCTGGAGCGCAAGCTGCGCGCGCTGCCGGACGCACCGGGCCGGCGGGTCTTCGCCGGGACGACCGTCACCGCGTTCGGCAACCGCCTGCAGATCGTGGCCGGTTCCGGCGATCCCGCCGACACCGTGCGCTTCGTCGGCGAGGCCGCCAACAACCTCGGCCTGGAGGCAGGCGTCAACCCGCCCGTCTTCGCGCTCGCAGGCGGCGAGGACGGGGGAGCACCCGGCCCGACCGACCTGATCGGCAGCGAGCCGGAGAAGAGCGGTATCCAGGCGCTGCGTGACGTCCAGGACGTCAACCTGCTGGTTCTGCCCGAGATTTCGGCCTACCCGAACATCGAGGACCAGCTCACCGTGCTCTCCGCGGCGCAGGCGCTGGCCGAGGAGAAGCGGCTCTTCGTCATCGCCGATGCCCCGCAGACCTGGTCGAGCGTGGACGCGGCGCGGGCGGGTCTGTCCGCGTTCGACCCGGTGCGCAGTAACCATTCCGCGCTGTATTTCCCGCAGTTGGAGCTCATCGACCCGCTCACCGGCCGGCTGCGCTCTTTCCCGCCGTCCGGCACCATCGCCGGGGTGTACGCGCGGACCGACGCCGCCCGCGGGGTGTGGAAGGCGCCGGCCGGGACCGAGACCCCGCTCTCCGGGGTACGGGCGCTGGGCGTCAAGCTCACCGACAAGGAGAACGGGCTGCTCAACCCGCTGGGACTGAACTGCGCGCGGAGCTTCCCGGTGGTCGGCCCGGTGGTGTGGGGCGCCCGGACGCTGGCGGGAGCGGACGCGCTGCAGTCCGAGTGGAAGTACATCCCGGTGCGGCGGCTGGCGCTGTTCATCGAGGAGAGCCTGTACCGCGGGCTGCGGTGGGTGGTCTTCGAGCCGAACGACGAGCGGCTGTGGTCGCAGATCCGGCTCAATGTCGAGGCCTTCCTGCAGAAGCTGTTCCAGCAGGGGGCGTTCCAGGGGACGACTCCGCGCACGTCGTACTTCGTCAAGTGCGACAGCTCGACCACCACGCAGGCGGACATCGACCGCGGAGTGGTCAACGTGCTGGTCGGCTTCGCTCCCGTGAAGCCCGCGGAGTTCGTGGTCGTCCAGATCGAGCAGATGGCCGGGCAGTTCGAGGCCTAG
- a CDS encoding DEAD/DEAH box helicase, protein MSRSARTNDRFRPQGRGRPGDTGRRPSAPQGEFALPVTVTPALPAVATFGELDMPAELLKMLTGLGLNEPFPIQAATLPNSLAGRDVLGRGRTGSGKTLAFGLALLVRTAGQRAESRKPLALILVPTRELAQQVADALAPYARLLKLRLATVVGGMSIGRQAGALRAGAEVVVATPGRLADLVERKDCRLDRVNVTVLDEADQMADMGFLPQVTELLDQVRPDGQRMLFSATLDRNIDLLVRRYLNDPVVHSVDPSAGAVTTMEHHVLQVHGADKYATATEIAARDGRVIMFLDTKHAVDQFTKHLLSSGVKAAALHGGKSQPQRTRTLAQFKTGDVTVLVATNVAARGIHIDDLDLVVNVDPPSDHKDYLHRGGRTARAGESGSVVTLVLPSQRRDMARLMSDAGIRPQITPVRSGEAELSRITGAQAPSGVPVGGSGPVAERPMRGGAPFRGLGTRPGRAGGGESRRSAEARRIAEARKAARVRRGA, encoded by the coding sequence ATGAGCCGTTCAGCTCGCACGAACGACCGTTTCCGTCCGCAGGGTCGGGGCCGCCCCGGCGACACCGGGCGCCGTCCCTCCGCACCGCAGGGGGAGTTCGCGCTGCCGGTCACCGTCACCCCGGCCCTCCCAGCGGTCGCGACCTTCGGTGAACTGGACATGCCCGCAGAGTTGCTGAAGATGCTCACCGGTCTCGGCCTGAACGAGCCCTTCCCGATCCAGGCCGCCACGTTGCCGAACTCCCTCGCAGGACGTGACGTCCTGGGCCGCGGGCGCACCGGATCGGGCAAGACGCTCGCCTTCGGTCTGGCGCTCCTCGTGCGCACGGCCGGGCAGCGTGCCGAGTCGCGGAAGCCGCTGGCCCTGATCCTCGTCCCCACGCGCGAGTTGGCCCAGCAGGTCGCCGATGCGCTCGCACCGTACGCCCGGTTGCTGAAGCTGCGGCTGGCCACCGTGGTCGGCGGGATGTCGATCGGCAGGCAGGCCGGCGCGCTGCGTGCCGGCGCCGAGGTGGTCGTCGCGACTCCCGGCCGCCTCGCGGATCTCGTCGAGCGCAAGGACTGCCGCCTGGACCGGGTGAACGTCACCGTCCTGGACGAGGCCGACCAGATGGCGGACATGGGTTTCCTGCCACAGGTCACCGAACTGCTGGACCAGGTACGTCCTGACGGCCAGCGCATGCTGTTCTCGGCCACGCTGGACCGCAACATCGACCTCCTGGTCCGTCGCTACCTCAATGACCCGGTCGTCCATTCGGTCGACCCGTCGGCGGGCGCGGTCACCACGATGGAGCATCACGTGCTGCAGGTACACGGCGCCGACAAGTACGCCACCGCCACCGAGATCGCTGCGCGCGACGGGCGCGTGATCATGTTCCTGGACACCAAGCATGCCGTCGACCAGTTCACCAAGCACCTGCTGAGCAGCGGCGTGAAGGCCGCGGCGCTGCACGGCGGCAAGTCGCAGCCCCAGCGCACCCGCACCCTGGCACAGTTCAAGACCGGCGACGTCACCGTGCTGGTGGCCACCAACGTCGCGGCTCGGGGCATCCACATCGACGACCTCGATCTCGTCGTCAATGTCGACCCGCCCAGTGACCACAAGGACTACCTGCACCGCGGCGGCCGTACGGCCCGCGCCGGCGAGTCCGGCAGTGTCGTCACGCTGGTCCTCCCCAGCCAGCGCCGGGACATGGCCCGTCTCATGTCCGACGCAGGCATCAGGCCGCAGATCACGCCGGTCCGCTCCGGCGAGGCCGAGCTGAGCCGCATCACCGGCGCCCAGGCTCCCTCCGGTGTCCCCGTCGGCGGCAGTGGGCCGGTCGCGGAGCGCCCGATGCGTGGCGGTGCCCCTTTCCGAGGTCTTGGCACCCGCCCGGGGCGGGCCGGCGGCGGCGAGTCTCGCCGGTCTGCTGAGGCACGCCGGATTGCCGAGGCCCGCAAGGCCGCCCGGGTCCGTCGTGGCGCATAG
- a CDS encoding peptidoglycan-binding protein — MAYAKGYDVSDFQSGTPGDAGFVFIKATEGAHTEQSGYKQKLADARRRKLVVGHYHFLHAENAVADEVDHFCRVVGHVPQGELLALDFEPYGQNVSDAHATQVKNQWLEAVKRHYPDNRVGLYVDRDFWFRTDDNAGDFLWIADYVAPGAPRIRAPWKFHQYTDRPMDVDVYHGTMQELREWAGAAATKPAPAPRPHPQPTPQPRPAPHPGPQQPWKGLQLVPRAEWGARPWREPNGSIPYHEPRKGVKIHYLGTPYTFGPHSTCAAYVRRIQAGHMDFDKWSDIGYSFVVCEHGVVFEGRGLQRRNSANGNVPLNEAHYAVCALVGSSGSTTPTWDQLNGLRDAIEYCQKHGPAGPEIKGHRDGYATDCPGPVLYAWVREGAPRPPGSGPSPSPQPKPQPTPQPAQPTRRQVTLGGLQYGFGANGMQVTAVGRALVAAGFGKHYHDGPGPEWTDADTLNYADYQRSQGFSGADADGVPGERSLRSLLRGAIPLAVIAHAKVVDSARRDPGAPQGATSNPDHVLTVELSLAEDGLLDRKWVDGSFGTKTVTAYSELQKRYGYTGMMADGIPGKDSLTRLGHAHGFAVE; from the coding sequence ATGGCTTACGCCAAGGGGTACGACGTGTCCGACTTCCAGTCGGGCACACCGGGGGACGCGGGCTTTGTCTTCATCAAGGCCACCGAGGGCGCACACACCGAACAGAGCGGCTACAAGCAGAAGTTGGCCGATGCTCGGCGCCGCAAGCTGGTGGTCGGGCACTACCACTTCCTGCACGCGGAGAACGCGGTCGCGGACGAGGTGGACCACTTCTGCCGGGTCGTCGGCCATGTGCCGCAGGGCGAGTTGCTGGCGCTGGACTTCGAGCCGTACGGCCAGAACGTGAGTGACGCGCATGCGACCCAGGTGAAGAACCAGTGGCTGGAGGCGGTGAAGCGGCACTATCCGGACAACCGGGTGGGTCTCTACGTAGACCGCGACTTCTGGTTCCGGACCGATGACAACGCGGGTGACTTCCTCTGGATCGCGGACTATGTCGCACCGGGTGCGCCCAGGATCAGGGCCCCTTGGAAGTTCCATCAGTACACCGACCGGCCGATGGACGTCGATGTGTACCACGGCACGATGCAGGAGTTGAGGGAGTGGGCGGGCGCCGCGGCGACGAAACCGGCCCCTGCGCCACGGCCGCATCCTCAGCCCACACCGCAGCCGCGGCCGGCACCGCATCCTGGACCCCAACAGCCATGGAAGGGCCTGCAGTTGGTGCCACGCGCCGAATGGGGCGCCCGCCCCTGGCGGGAGCCGAACGGGTCGATCCCGTACCATGAGCCGCGCAAGGGTGTGAAGATCCACTACCTGGGCACGCCGTACACCTTCGGCCCGCACTCCACCTGCGCGGCCTATGTGCGCCGCATCCAGGCAGGGCACATGGACTTCGACAAGTGGTCCGACATCGGCTACAGCTTCGTGGTCTGCGAGCACGGCGTGGTCTTCGAAGGCCGCGGGCTGCAGCGGCGCAACAGCGCCAACGGGAACGTGCCGCTCAACGAGGCGCACTATGCGGTCTGCGCACTGGTCGGCTCCTCCGGGTCCACCACGCCCACCTGGGACCAGCTCAACGGCCTGCGGGACGCGATCGAGTACTGCCAGAAGCACGGACCGGCCGGCCCGGAGATCAAGGGCCATCGGGACGGGTACGCCACCGACTGCCCCGGGCCGGTGCTCTACGCGTGGGTGCGCGAGGGAGCGCCGCGGCCGCCGGGCTCGGGCCCAAGCCCCAGCCCCCAGCCCAAACCGCAGCCCACGCCCCAGCCCGCACAGCCGACGCGTCGTCAAGTCACCCTCGGTGGACTGCAATACGGCTTTGGCGCCAACGGCATGCAGGTCACCGCAGTCGGCCGCGCGCTGGTCGCCGCCGGGTTCGGCAAGCACTACCACGACGGCCCAGGCCCCGAGTGGACAGATGCCGACACCCTCAACTATGCCGACTATCAACGGAGTCAGGGCTTCTCCGGCGCAGACGCCGACGGCGTACCCGGCGAGCGTTCCCTGCGCTCCCTGCTGCGCGGGGCGATCCCGCTCGCCGTGATCGCGCACGCCAAGGTGGTGGACTCGGCACGGCGTGACCCGGGGGCCCCGCAAGGCGCGACCAGCAACCCGGACCACGTCCTCACGGTCGAACTCTCCCTGGCTGAGGATGGGTTGCTCGACCGCAAGTGGGTCGACGGCTCCTTCGGCACCAAGACCGTTACCGCCTATTCCGAGCTCCAGAAGCGCTACGGCTACACCGGGATGATGGCCGACGGCATCCCCGGCAAGGACTCGCTGACCAGGCTCGGCCATGCGCACGGCTTCGCCGTCGAGTGA
- a CDS encoding phage tail protein, whose product MAEFTINPQRFDPYKNFKFLVVWDGRVVAGISKISPLKRTTEVVKHRNGGDPSSPRKSPGRTEFEAITLERGVTHDPEFDRWANKVWQVGAGPGSEVSLADFRKDLVIQVLNEAGQVAVAHKVFRAWPSEYQVLGEMDANANAVAIQSLKLECEGWDRDWSVPEPQEPSYTNPA is encoded by the coding sequence ATGGCCGAGTTCACCATCAACCCGCAACGATTCGACCCCTACAAGAACTTCAAGTTCCTGGTGGTCTGGGACGGCCGGGTGGTCGCGGGCATCAGCAAGATCAGCCCGTTGAAGCGGACCACCGAGGTGGTCAAGCACCGCAACGGCGGCGACCCCAGCTCGCCGCGGAAGTCCCCGGGCCGGACCGAGTTCGAGGCGATCACCCTGGAGCGCGGGGTCACCCACGACCCGGAGTTCGACCGCTGGGCCAACAAGGTCTGGCAGGTCGGCGCCGGTCCGGGTTCCGAGGTCTCGCTCGCCGACTTCCGCAAGGACCTGGTCATCCAGGTGCTCAACGAGGCCGGCCAGGTGGCCGTCGCGCACAAGGTGTTCCGAGCCTGGCCGAGCGAGTACCAGGTGCTCGGCGAGATGGACGCCAACGCCAACGCGGTCGCCATCCAGAGCCTCAAGCTGGAGTGCGAGGGCTGGGACCGGGACTGGTCGGTCCCGGAACCGCAGGAGCCGTCGTACACCAATCCTGCGTAG
- a CDS encoding cytochrome P450, whose product MVTARRFPLGSATTLAELEDDPHPRLALLRAREPVSWLPVLGGWLVTRRDLALRVMRDATTFTVDDPRFSTAQVVGPSMLSVEGAEHKRHRAPFTDPFRTQDVHDRFTGFVEQEAARLVEGIRPRGSAELRREVAGPLAVAVVAESLGLVGADAAAVLSWYDAIVSAVSDITAGRSANPAGAAAFDELQGSVEATVAAGGDASLLVAVAGSKRLKLPEVVANAAVLMFGGIETTEGMIANAVLHLLAHPAQLALVRADPDLVDAAIEESLRLEPAAAVVDRYATADVTIGGADVRRGDLVVVSLAGANRDPEIFQDPDDFDLRRGNSRLQLAFAHGPHFCLGAHLARLETRVCLLALLDRLPGLRLDPTSPTAPGGLVFRKPPALRVRWDVPAQR is encoded by the coding sequence ATGGTGACAGCGCGCCGGTTTCCGCTCGGCTCCGCGACCACGCTCGCGGAACTGGAGGACGACCCCCACCCGCGGCTGGCCCTGCTGCGCGCCCGCGAACCGGTTTCGTGGCTCCCCGTGCTGGGCGGCTGGCTGGTGACCCGGCGTGATCTCGCACTGCGCGTGATGCGCGACGCGACGACCTTCACGGTGGACGACCCTCGCTTCTCCACCGCCCAGGTGGTCGGCCCGAGCATGCTCTCCGTGGAGGGCGCCGAGCACAAGCGGCACCGCGCCCCCTTCACCGACCCGTTCCGCACGCAGGATGTGCACGACCGGTTCACCGGGTTCGTGGAACAGGAAGCCGCCCGGCTCGTGGAAGGCATCAGGCCGCGGGGCAGCGCCGAACTGCGCCGGGAGGTGGCCGGGCCTTTGGCCGTCGCCGTCGTCGCCGAGTCCCTGGGTCTGGTCGGCGCGGACGCCGCGGCGGTGCTGTCCTGGTACGACGCCATCGTGAGCGCGGTCTCCGACATCACCGCCGGGCGGTCGGCAAACCCCGCGGGAGCGGCGGCATTCGACGAGCTGCAAGGAAGCGTCGAGGCGACGGTCGCGGCAGGAGGCGACGCGTCGCTGCTGGTCGCGGTGGCCGGGAGCAAGCGCCTGAAGCTGCCGGAGGTGGTCGCCAACGCCGCCGTGCTGATGTTCGGCGGCATCGAGACCACCGAGGGCATGATCGCCAACGCCGTACTGCACTTGCTGGCACACCCTGCTCAACTCGCCCTCGTGCGTGCCGATCCAGACCTGGTCGACGCAGCGATCGAGGAATCGCTCCGCCTGGAACCCGCCGCAGCGGTCGTGGACCGCTACGCAACCGCCGACGTGACGATCGGCGGGGCCGACGTGCGGCGCGGTGATCTGGTGGTCGTCTCGCTCGCCGGCGCGAACCGCGACCCCGAGATCTTCCAGGACCCCGACGATTTCGACCTGCGACGGGGCAACTCCCGCCTCCAACTGGCCTTCGCGCACGGCCCGCACTTCTGTCTGGGCGCCCACCTTGCCCGCCTGGAGACCCGCGTCTGCCTCCTCGCGCTCCTCGACCGTCTCCCCGGCCTGCGCCTCGACCCGACCTCGCCCACCGCGCCCGGGGGCCTGGTCTTCCGGAAGCCCCCGGCTCTGCGCGTTCGCTGGGACGTACCGGCCCAGCGATGA
- a CDS encoding AAA family ATPase, translated as MGGEEAKVPGGGDLHHKVLALAVEAVLARLDAHASGRDGNGASAATAQSEPAACPEPEPGSALDTLCSCFGLSPFERDILVLAAAAELDSTTASRCAAACGDPARPYPTFSLALACLDDAHWSALAPVGPLRRWQLLELDDREGTVALTASRIRVDERILHFLVGVDYLDVRLHGLLNRIAPPTEDLPTAHEHTARVMSASWAAAELDALPHVELVGADRQTRWEIAAAAARESGLTLYAVSAEDLPTDPGERDRLARLWQREAVLLPAALLVELNDGSSVSLGEAPSGLSARDSSAAVDALTGGLAVPVALSADDPRPATVRARAERVTVPALSAEEQLDVWTDALGDLPDVTELGLRGLVAQFSLPAHVIRSASTSVRRSSGSGDGGSDTTQLAWRAGLVEARMALDELGRRVEPRAGWDDLVVAERQRAILREIVAHVRRRATVHQEWGFEGVLRRGLGVTALFAGGSGTGKTLAAEVMAGELGVDLFVIDLSQVVSKYIGETEKNLRRVFDAAERGGALLLFDEADSLFGKRSEVKDSHDRYANLEVSYLLMRMEAYRGLAVLTTNMKKALDNAFMRRIRFVVDFPFPSVPERAEIWRRVIPDRTPTQGLDPERLAQLTVAGGSIRNIALAGAFLAAEEGSPVRMRHMLAAARTEYLKLERSLTPSEVDGWV; from the coding sequence ATGGGAGGGGAGGAGGCGAAGGTGCCGGGTGGCGGCGATCTGCACCACAAGGTGCTGGCATTGGCGGTGGAAGCGGTGCTGGCCCGCCTGGACGCGCATGCGTCCGGGCGCGACGGCAACGGCGCGTCCGCTGCCACTGCCCAGTCCGAGCCGGCCGCCTGCCCGGAGCCGGAGCCCGGCAGCGCCCTGGACACCCTCTGCTCCTGCTTCGGCCTGAGCCCCTTCGAGCGCGACATCCTCGTCCTGGCCGCCGCCGCCGAGCTGGACTCCACCACCGCGAGCCGCTGCGCCGCGGCCTGCGGGGACCCGGCACGGCCGTACCCGACCTTCTCGCTCGCCCTGGCCTGCCTGGACGACGCGCACTGGAGCGCGCTCGCCCCGGTCGGCCCGCTGCGCCGCTGGCAGCTGCTCGAACTCGACGACCGCGAAGGGACGGTGGCCCTCACCGCCTCGCGCATCCGGGTCGACGAGCGGATCCTGCACTTCCTGGTCGGTGTCGACTATCTGGACGTCCGCCTGCACGGACTGCTGAACCGGATCGCCCCGCCGACGGAGGATCTGCCGACTGCGCACGAGCACACCGCGCGTGTGATGTCCGCGAGTTGGGCCGCGGCCGAGCTCGACGCACTGCCGCATGTCGAGCTGGTCGGGGCCGACCGGCAGACGCGCTGGGAGATCGCCGCCGCTGCGGCCCGCGAGTCCGGTCTCACCCTGTACGCGGTTTCCGCCGAGGACCTGCCGACCGATCCGGGCGAGCGCGACCGACTCGCCCGGCTGTGGCAGCGGGAGGCGGTGCTGCTGCCTGCGGCCCTGCTGGTGGAGCTGAACGACGGTTCGTCGGTTTCGCTGGGTGAGGCGCCGTCCGGGCTTTCCGCCCGGGACAGCTCGGCCGCCGTCGACGCCCTGACCGGCGGGCTCGCCGTGCCGGTGGCCCTCTCCGCCGACGACCCGCGTCCGGCGACCGTTCGCGCCCGCGCCGAACGGGTGACCGTTCCGGCGCTCAGCGCGGAGGAGCAACTGGACGTCTGGACGGACGCGTTGGGCGATCTTCCGGATGTCACCGAGCTGGGACTGCGCGGGCTGGTCGCCCAGTTCTCGCTGCCCGCGCACGTCATCCGCTCGGCGTCGACCTCGGTCCGGCGTTCGTCGGGCTCCGGCGACGGCGGCAGCGACACGACCCAACTGGCTTGGCGGGCCGGTCTGGTGGAGGCCCGTATGGCCCTGGACGAGCTCGGCCGCCGGGTCGAACCGCGGGCCGGCTGGGACGACCTGGTCGTCGCCGAGCGCCAGCGAGCGATACTCCGCGAGATCGTCGCCCATGTGCGCCGGCGGGCCACTGTCCATCAGGAGTGGGGCTTCGAGGGCGTGTTGCGCCGCGGACTCGGCGTCACCGCGCTCTTCGCGGGCGGTTCCGGCACCGGCAAGACCCTGGCCGCCGAGGTCATGGCGGGGGAGCTGGGCGTCGACCTCTTCGTCATCGATCTCTCGCAGGTGGTCAGCAAGTACATCGGTGAGACGGAGAAGAACCTCCGCCGGGTCTTCGACGCGGCCGAGCGCGGCGGCGCCCTGCTGCTCTTCGACGAGGCCGACTCGCTCTTCGGCAAGCGCAGCGAGGTCAAGGACAGCCACGACCGGTACGCCAACCTGGAGGTCAGCTACCTCCTGATGCGCATGGAGGCCTACCGCGGACTGGCCGTCCTCACCACCAACATGAAGAAGGCCCTGGACAACGCCTTCATGCGGCGCATCCGCTTCGTCGTCGACTTCCCCTTCCCGTCCGTGCCGGAGCGGGCCGAGATCTGGCGACGCGTCATCCCGGACCGGACGCCGACACAGGGGCTGGACCCGGAACGTCTCGCTCAACTCACCGTCGCCGGTGGCTCGATCCGCAACATCGCGCTGGCCGGCGCCTTCCTCGCCGCCGAGGAGGGCAGCCCGGTGCGCATGCGGCACATGCTCGCCGCGGCGCGAACCGAGTACCTCAAGCTCGAACGCTCCCTGACGCCTTCGGAGGTGGACGGGTGGGTCTGA
- a CDS encoding DUF4255 domain-containing protein — protein sequence MSNTLAVATVTEALRQQIAQSLAPDIPFAVDVAARKPPTDPPAEPTITVFLYQVTPNPSLRNMDAPTRAADGTVLTRPSAALDLHYLISFYGDEAELVPQRLLGCVVRTLHESPVLSRAMIEAAAEQPYLQGTDLADSPQRVRFTPTALDIDDTSKLWGMLYQNNTPYALSLIYQGIAVMIDGRATPVEPKPVKTRTVHAVPEIG from the coding sequence ATGAGCAACACGCTCGCCGTGGCCACGGTCACCGAGGCGCTCCGCCAGCAGATCGCGCAGTCACTGGCGCCCGACATCCCGTTCGCCGTCGACGTCGCCGCGCGCAAGCCGCCCACGGACCCGCCGGCCGAACCGACGATCACCGTCTTCCTGTATCAGGTGACGCCCAACCCCTCGCTGCGCAACATGGACGCGCCCACCCGTGCGGCCGACGGCACCGTGCTCACCCGGCCCTCGGCCGCCCTCGACCTGCACTACCTGATCAGCTTCTACGGCGACGAGGCCGAGCTGGTCCCGCAGCGCCTGCTGGGCTGCGTGGTACGCACCCTGCACGAGAGCCCGGTGCTGTCCAGGGCGATGATCGAGGCCGCCGCCGAGCAGCCCTATCTCCAGGGCACCGACCTGGCCGACTCCCCGCAGCGGGTGCGCTTCACACCCACCGCTCTGGACATCGACGACACGTCCAAGCTCTGGGGGATGCTCTACCAGAACAACACCCCGTACGCACTCTCCCTCATCTACCAGGGCATCGCCGTGATGATCGACGGTCGTGCGACGCCGGTCGAGCCCAAGCCCGTCAAGACCCGCACCGTGCACGCCGTGCCGGAAATCGGCTGA
- a CDS encoding cold-shock protein, whose translation MATGTVKWFNAEKGFGFIEQDGGGPDVFAHYSNIATQGFRELQEGQKVNFDVVQGQKGPQAENITPA comes from the coding sequence ATGGCTACTGGCACCGTCAAGTGGTTCAACGCGGAAAAGGGCTTCGGCTTCATCGAGCAGGACGGCGGCGGCCCGGACGTCTTCGCCCACTACTCGAACATCGCCACCCAGGGCTTCCGTGAGCTCCAGGAAGGCCAGAAGGTAAACTTCGACGTCGTTCAGGGCCAGAAGGGTCCGCAGGCGGAGAACATCACTCCCGCCTGA